A stretch of DNA from Cryptomeria japonica chromosome 4, Sugi_1.0, whole genome shotgun sequence:
GATGGCTTCATTACTATGTCAGGTTTAATAGATGAACTATAATTGGTTTTCTCGTCCCAATACTTGGTCCACAGCATGACTCCTCCATATTTTGAAGAGGGCTTGATCTGAGGAAGCACGTCGGAGGTGAGTATGTTTGGCTCAATATACCCACCGCTGTAAACATAGCCAGGCGCAGCCGGAAGGCCGAGGAAGAAGCCCCGTGTTTGAAGAGTTTGAACAGAATCGGTCCACTCGTTCCACGAGCTCACCAGCTTGGAAGTCTCATTTTCTGCATACTCACAGGTAGGGTTGTTAAAGAACTGGATCCATACGTAGTCAAACAGGCCTGTCTGCAAGGCCTTACCAAGCCAACGGTCGGGATAGGGGCACTGCGGGGCAGCACTGAGATAGACCTTGTTGGAGGAGGTGCTAAGATTGGAAATGGCCGTGACCAGATCGTCCCAGTGCTCCGTAGATGCTTCGTAGTCGCCAAAGTCAATGCCGTCCAGAACGGCGTCTCCAACAGGCCCAGACCCCGAATTCCCTTCGAGAAAGTTTTCCCACAGATAGCTAGCCAGGCCCTGCGTTTGCGACGGCTCCATCGAGGGACACAAACACCTTTACGCCGCTGGACTGGCAGGATTTAATATCGGCGCTCAGCGAATTCGTTGGGTGACCTGCCAGGTTCAGCTCCGGGGTCTCAGCATTGATAGTGCCATTGATGAGCAAATACGAGACAACAACAATTTTGAAGTTGCCGCTTGCGCAGGTTTCCCCAAGAGAAGCTTCCTCGGTATTCTGACCCCAATATATGCCTATGTCTGCAGCAGGTGCGTCGCTTATATTTACGTACGGTTTAATGGACGAGCTATAATTGGTTTGCTCGTCCCAATACTTGGTCCACAGCGTGACTCCTCCATATTTTGAAGAGGCCTTGATCTGAGGAAGCACTTCGGAGATGAGCTTGTCTGGCTCAATATAGCCGCCGGTACCAGTAAAACCAGGCACAGCCGCAAGGCCGAGGTAGAAGCCCCGTGTTTGAACAGTGTGTACAGAATTGGAATTGGTCCACTCGTTCCATGAACTCAACAGATCGGTAGCATCAGTGACATACTCACactgaatgttgttgaagaattgGATCCACACATAGTCGAACAGCCCCGTCTTCAAGGCCGTTCCAAGCCAAGCGTCTGGATAGGGGCACTGCGGAGCAGCGCTGAGATAGACCTTCTTTGAGGAGGTGCTAAGATTGGAGATGGCCAAGGCCAGATCATCCCAGTGCTGTGTGGTGGCTTCGTAGATTCCAAAGTCAATGCCGTCCACAATGGCGTCTCCTACAGGCCCGGAGCCCGAATTCCCTCCAAGAAAGTTGTCCCACAGATAGCTAGACAGGTACTGCGCATGGTCTGCGTTTGCGACGGCTCCATCGAGGGACAGAAACACCTTTACGCCGCTGGACTGACAGGATTTAATATCGACGTTCAAAGAATTCGTTGGGTGGTCCGCCAGGTTCAGCTCCGGGGTTTCTGAGTTGATAGTACCATTGATGAGTAAGTACGAGACAATGACAATTTCGAAGTTGCCACTTGCGCATGTTTGCGCAAGGGAAGCTTCGTCAGTAATCTGGCCCCAATATATTGTTATGCCTCCCGCAGACGCAGATGCCCCGCTCCAGAGCAGAGCAACCACCAAGGCAATTGAAGccactctcactctcactctcactctcactctcattCCACGACTCTCCATGCTTTGCAATGAACaaatgcttttgcttgcttgaagCGGGTGGTACTGGGCTCCTTATATAGGCCCTTTGCGACTTGAAATTCCGCCTGGTGGTCCTGCTGCGCATTTACACACGCGGCAGTAGTCATCAATCAAATGTCATTCACCGATGTTTGGGTGTGCATTTTTTAAAGTGGAAGCCGGGAGCATATGCGCTTGTATTCGTTTAGATTTTTTCCTATTAATGCATTAACTATGATGAGAGGACAGGGTAAGTTTCACTACTACACAATAGAGATATTTAAGACATTAATTTAAGACAAATATTAGTTTTGTCttaaatacatattttatattttaattgtctCAAATTAAGACAATAAAAAAACACTTTTCCTCAATAAAACTTTTATTCAATATGGACTTGACTATTAGTCTGTGCTCAACTCAGAGTCTACCGCTCCATTATGTAGCAATTTCCGCTTCATCCATTACAAACTAGCGGTAGCAGCGGCAACATCATGCGGATGCAGGCGGGAAGATTTTTCATGGTATGACGGGAATTTTTCTATGGCCTACCCGTCTTGTTCTACCCGTCTCATGCATTGCCATTCAACATTCTAAGAGTGAGCTGCAAGCTGTCCAAGTTGAGAAATCCAGGTCTATGCTGCAAACAGGTAATAATTTTctcttgtagatatttttggttttttttaaatgtGGGTATCCCTTGCTCTGTTATTTGGATCTGTTAAATTGAAAAAATTATCTACCCTTAGAAGTGGGCATTCTAGATGGGTATCGTCTGCGTTGAATTTTTTTTATCCCTTGCCCTAATCTGGTAAAGGATCTCGGACATGTTGGAGCAATAACAACTTGTTTGCAATGGAGTTCTCGTGCGTCCTCTTGATTTCTCAGGTAAGCCCTTACTCGCAggattttatttatctattttttctTAATCGTTTTGTCTGTTTTTTACTGGAATAAACATGGACAATGGTTAATTGTTAATGTCAAGTACATGGGCACAAGAGATTTTATTTGATCTCTAAGAAAAACTTTGAAAATCTCGCGACCCCAAAAAAACCAAAATCATGTGCTATTTTAAGGGGCAACACCAGGGCGCTTCACCACCAGCCGCAAGCTCTGCCTCCTCTCTTTCCCATCAATCAGTCGACTCCCATCCTGATTGATTTTGTCGAATGGTTTTTGGTTCTTAAAACCACAGGACTTCTTGGTTTCTCTATGGAGGAAGCAACTATAGGAAACTCCCACCATAGAATAGGTTATTTATCTTGCTGGCATGCAAACCCCCTACCCTGTTATTCTGGTTCTTCGGAGCAGCAATCCTGAACCGCATTCTTATATGCATATTAATTCATGATTGGGTTCCAGGAAGGGTGTTTCGCGTAAGGTTGAGTGGGGATCTACCACCAATTGATTCAATGCCCACCTCTGCTCTGTATACCATTCTGGGTAATCAGCAACCCTATTAATATAAAGCTTCGATCACTGAGAAGGAGGAAACGAATACATAAAAGAAATGTAAAATACCAACCTATTTGTCTATTCTTATCAACCCAAAAATTATATATATCAACcggaaaattatttaaaattgtttttttaaaaTTGCTATGTTTAATACCGAGTAGGTGCTATTTGTCTATTTGTATCAACCCAACCTGGTTTTAGAACCAACCAAAGGATTTGCCTCCTTTTCGAGAGCCCCACACCATCTCTCTCGATTGTATCCCAATACAGGATTTAAATCTTGGGAATCTGGCTTGAATCCCGAGAATATTACTTGGAGAAGTTCTCTAGCATAGACTCCAAGATTGATTATTTCGGGGAATATGTTAGACATCACATGCATTGGTTAAAAGAGGGCACCAACCAAAGTTAAACGCAAGAGTTTTGATACTTGTTGGAGAacagaaatctaatttcaaaaatTCGCTTTGGCATGAGTGTGCTTGTTGAGTGCTTACTATAACAATCACATAGTACAGAATTTGTTTTAAAACTATTATAAACTATAATGAACACTATTTTTTTCTTAACTTTGTAAGACGATTGAGAAAACCTTATTGTCTTTGAAGCTTTGGGCAGTCCTCTTTTCTTCATTAAACACTATCATTTTTTGATTTGTAACTGCATTAGAGTCCCTCTTTGGACTGTGGCATCCTCTTGATTGACGGATACCTTGCTTTCATTCTTTAGActgtcatttcatttttttttaatagaagctTGAAATAAGGTTTGATTTCATTGTTAACTCATCTAAAATCAAGGCCACCATCATATTCTGTTTTTATGGCAGCATCACACTATTATTTTGATCCACTATTAGCATCTTCTTTGTCACTGATCAATGCAATGGCCTCATTTTGTGTCTTCAGAACCTCATTTTTGTACTTTAACCTGGTCATTGTAATATCTTTGAATTCAAAACCTTACCTTAGATAGGCCATCGTTGTCTTGTGGACATTGGCAATGATGTGTTGTTTCTTAGGGAGACTATTCATGTAGTATGCTAGCCTTTGTCATGTTCCTTGCTCATATGCAACAGCTACTGTCAAAAGAAATCATTGGAGATCCATTTAGATTGCAAAGTCCCTTGTACTGTGGACTGCTACTTAGTTGATTGTTTTATACCTAAGACAAAAGATTGTCCATTAATATTTTATGATTCTCCTTATCTGTCctttaaatcatttctcactaaCTGCTTGTGTAGAGTCCTTCCACACCCTTCCTTTGCTTCTTGAGAGTGCTCTTGGAATCCTCTTTTAATCTTTTCTACAAACATAGCCATATGATTGGACTGAAATCTTTCTAGATCACTATAATGGTAGGACCCTTTTGTGAGTATAGTTGGGCTCTTTACTCTTTCAATGGCCTCCATTCCAAATACATGGCATAAGGCACTGTCAAGAACTTAATTTGCAAGAATTGACTATGATATTTCTTCCTTGGGTTGTACCTTTCTATTGCCTCTTGATGAAGATTGTACGTTTTATTTAATTgtcaataatccctcattttatGTAAGAAAAGACTGCACTCCTAACATGATTGGCAATagtgcttggggtgtttgtatagATCTATCTTCTAACTCCATTTTCAAGCTCACTGTTGTAAGAAACATTTGCCCTTTCTTTCTACTATCTCTGACCTGCTCTGCACTATCCTTTAATGCTATGATTATCTACTTGGAATTCCTTTTGACATGCTTTGTTGTCTAAGATGATTATCATAGATAAGTTGTCTTCTCACTATCCTGATCATTGTGAACTGTTGCTCTAGCTATCTTTGGGATGATGTATAGATTGTATTCCATCAAACCTATTGTCTAGGCCTTGTTATGTCTGTCTCAATTTCCTCGAAATGATGAAAGATCTGGTGACATTTTTTTATAAAGCTACATATGATAGGAAGAGCATTCAGAGATGGTTTGAGGAGAGTGACTTTCCAATAGAACCAAGAATGAAACAAAATTAATCTTGGGGAAAGAAGCCTTAGCAATATTGGCCAGATGAAGAGACCTTCCATTATTTCAATTTATTGCTTTGATATCAATGTCAACATGCTACTGAAACTAATATTATTGACTGTCAGCACTCTGTTATTTTGACACTTATTAGATTTGCCACACTTATATCTTTGGCTTCATGAGGTAGTGATTGTCATTCTCTATCATTATTATACTATCACTTGTCCCTTTAAAATGATGGAATatcaatatttttctctttttgttaTCTGTGTTCATTGTTTGAGATTGTCCATTAATTTTCTTTACTTGTGCTTTACTTATTCTATTAAAGCTAGCAAAAGTATTCTTAGATGTATGTACACAGATTAGCTCCTTTAGTTAACTGCCCTGTCCTTATGTGGGAATGTATCTTCCACTAACTCCATGGCTTGTATTTGGAATGGGATGCTGCTTTGTGTTGGTTGTGGCCAAATTGTCTTTGCCCTTGTATTGATTGCAACAACATATGATTGCTCTAAACTGTCATTAGTTATCATTGTTAGACAAGAACATATATTTATCATTGATATCAAAACTATATCTGATAAAAggctaaaacatgtaaaatcaaatttaattgccCTCTGTGTGATACGTCTATCTAATTTAGGATGATAAatctaaatatttttttgaaaatatcattCCCACTGCAAGATTATGCACTTGGTATAAGTTGAaggttcatgccaaagacaacaatTTGGTTGAACATCCATCGCCATACATACTCCCACTATAATACATACTTGGCATATACATATCAGTTTGGTTGCAACACCTGTCATTGTTTGACTCTTCATCATTAGGTAGGTAAGCAAGAAGCTTggaaacaaatatgatttatgttTGGTCTTTAGTACACAATGTATACTTTGACCCTATCGGGCTAGCAACCAGGCAGCACactcagatttaaaaaaaaaagaacttgGACTTCTATCTCATCTCATAATTTGACTTCTCTTATCATCTAAAACTCCTCTAAAATATGAGTATTCCTTGTGCAgatttatttttatggttttgaCTTTGAAATACATTTGGATTGACTTTAATCTTTCATAatgaatttatattaatttttttataattttatatataaatatataatttaaaatttaaaattgggaaCATTTACAAGAGAATTCTATTTATTTTAGATATGTAATTCACATGGATATTCCATGGTATGATTCATCAACATGAATCTTTATTCAACATCTTGTTGCCTACAAGTTTCATTCTTATTTCAATAACATTGATGGCTGCAGATGATGATGTTCCTACAGCTAAATATTTGGTTGCTAACACCATATATTCATTATATAAGATATAATATGCTCACATCATCGACTATCTCCCTGTGCATTAGATTTTATAGATTTTCTACAGTTAAAGATAACCAAATAAATGAAAACAATGGTACATGAAAAGATGACACAAATGTCAATGATCTTTGCCTATCATAGCCATAGGTGAGTGTCTTCTACCTACATAGGACTGTCACTAGTCCCTTGGTCTTCTCAATGGCTACTGTGGCCTGTCATATTGTGTCTTTGACTGCTCTTTAAACCTTTTACTACTATTGTGAGAGTTAAGAGAAAgaaaacagtaaacaaatgatGTATGTTTGCTTTCCTTGTCTGTTTTAGATCTTTAAGGCATTCACATTGGACTTTATTATCTTCATTGCATTGTTTTCTTATAAGTCTCTGCAAACTATCTGTATCCTGTCAAAACTTTTAATCACTGCTCTATGATCATCCTTACTATCAAATCACTTTTCTAATTGAGTTTTAAAATTTTGTCCCAATGATAATCAATTCTACTACATTACCTCTGCCTGAGGATTTCA
This window harbors:
- the LOC131875079 gene encoding chitinase 1-like, coding for MESRGMRVRVRVRVRVASIALVVALLWSGASASAGGITIYWGQITDEASLAQTCASGNFEIVIVSYLLINGTINSETPELNLADHPTNSLNVDIKSCQSSGVKVFLSLDGAVANADHAQYLSSYLWDNFLGGNSGSGPVGDAIVDGIDFGIYEATTQHWDDLALAISNLSTSSKKVYLSAAPQCPYPDAWLGTALKTGLFDYVWIQFFNNIQCEYVTDATDLLSSWNEWTNSNSVHTVQTRGFYLGLAAVPGFTGTGGYIEPDKLISEVLPQIKASSKYGGVTLWTKYWDEQTNYSSSIKPYVNISDAPAADIGIYWGQNTEEASLGETCASGNFKIVVVSYLLINGTINAETPELNLAGHPTNSLSADIKSCQSSGGLASYLWENFLEGNSGSGPVGDAVLDGIDFGDYEASTEHWDDLVTAISNLSTSSNKVYLSAAPQCPYPDRWLGKALQTGLFDYVWIQFFNNPTCEYAENETSKLVSSWNEWTDSVQTLQTRGFFLGLPAAPGYVYSGGYIEPNILTSDVLPQIKPSSKYGGVMLWTKYWDEKTNYSSSIKPDIVMKPSPVDVPTLASV